From Salvia splendens isolate huo1 chromosome 16, SspV2, whole genome shotgun sequence, a single genomic window includes:
- the LOC121770259 gene encoding probable protein phosphatase 2C 8 yields MIESVKASHSHTPETRKGCRKRDQSPGEGPSESETRPLIYGFVSILGRMRVMRDPIMVMPPRSLPGGYSFFAAYGCGAGAMVAETCAEKLHDCLERHTAGAEERIGWGKVATDCFSSIYEEQTSGSERMLKFTAVVTAPGKGEVVVVNSGGSRAVLWSGGVALPLSNDHNSNKGDESVKTEEGAIVYLENLSAASTPAQPCDLVGEEECVKASRSSEPEVRVIRRNDGGGDFLIIASGGLWEVVGKEMACEVVRKCLGGKIRRSPLEGGGGISQATAMLAELAIAKGSKDSIAIVVVQLNSTQPD; encoded by the exons ATGATTGAATCAGTTAAGGCAAGCCATTCACATACACCAGAAACGCGAAAAGGCTGCCGGAAAAGAGACCAATCTCCCGGCGAAGGGCCTTCGGAGAGCGAAACTCGCCCCTTAATTTACGGATTCGTGTCAATTCTAGGCCGCATGAGAGTGATGAGGGATCCCATCATGGTGATGCCCCCGCGGAGTTTACCCGGCGGCTACTCCTTCTTTGCCGCTTATGGCTGCGGCGCCGGCGCTATGGTGGCCGAAACGTGCGCCGAGAAGCTTCATGACTGCTTGGAGAGGCACACGGCCGGGGCGGAGGAGCGGATCGGTTGGGGAAAGGTGGCCACGGATTGCTTCAGTTCTATCTATGAGGAGCAGACGTCCGGGTCGGAGAGGATGCTCAAGTTCACGGCCGTGGTCACGGCGCCTGGGAAGGGGGAAGTGGTGGTGGTGAATTCCGGTGGTTCAAGGGCGGTGCTTTGGAGTGGTGGAGTGGCTCTGCCTCTTTCGAATGATCATAATAGTAATAAG ggAGATGAGAGCGTGAAAACTGAAGAAGGTGCAATAGTTTATTTGGAGAATCTATCAG CTGCCTCAACACCGGCCCAACCTTGTGACTTGGTGGGTGAAGAAGAATGTGTGAAAGCAAGCCGAAGCTCGGAACCGGAAGTGAGGGTGATAAGGAGAAACGATGGCGGTGGCGACTTTCTAATAATAGCAAGTGGGGGTCTGTGGGAAGTGGTtgggaaagagatggcatgtgAGGTAGTGAGGAAGTGCCTTGGTGGCAAAATAAGGAGGTCGCCGTTGGAAGGGGGTGGGGGCATTTCTCAGGCCACCGCAATGTTGGCCGAGCTCGCCATTGCCAAGGGCAGCAAAGACAGCATCGCCATTGTTGTTGTTCAGCTCAACTCAACTCAACCTGATTAG
- the LOC121772713 gene encoding mitochondrial inner membrane protein OXA1-like — protein sequence MAFRRSVAARAKTLYQQQRVAVPFSHIDRDDGDSENLPLHIPIYNGSGIPDILRQRRQFAAVVGGFYGSRNLFQDRRFAIPAVFAAASVRKMSTLEDGAGGDKIEIMSDMADVLGETAVQVAQAAPAVGEVAAAAADSFLPVAALQYVIDYVHTFTGLNWWSAIVVTTILIRTLQLPLTIHQIKATAKFTLIRPKLEEIQQEMKSRDMSPAAVLEGQAKMKKIFKEYGVTPFTPLKGILFVGPVFLCFFLAINNMAEKVQSFQQGGAFWFTDLTTPDTMYIFPVLTALTFWITVECNAQDGLEGNPAAKTIKNVSRVFAALTVPLTASFSKAIFCYWITSNLYSLAYGLVIKKPEVKKMLGIPDIPVPPPSANQKPAESFFEMLKKYSAAQQQLNSLPPPTDRYLSPPEQSSSPSSADETSKPGSRKIRSTPSSALSRRIKNLEKEVKGRKKGNRRSSG from the exons ATGGCTTTCCGACGGAGCGTCGCCGCACGCGCTAAAACTCTCTATCAGCAGCAGCGAGTCGCCGTTCCATTTTCGCACATCGATCGCGACGATGGCGACAGCGAAAATTTGCCCCTTCATATCCCTATTTACAATGGCAGTGGGATCCCCGACATTCTGCGGCAGCGCAGGCAGTTCGCGGCCGTAGTAGGAGGTTTTTACGGATCGAGGAATTTGTTCCAGGATCGGAGATTTGCAATTCCAGCTGTTTTCGCGGCGGCTTCTGTGAGGAAAATGTCAACTCTTGAAGATGGGGCGGGTGGTGACAAGATTGAGATAATGTCTGACATGGCGGATGTGCTAGGAGAGACGGCTGTACAGGTGGCACAGGCGGCCCCGGCGGTGGGTGAGGTGGCAGCTGCGGCGGCAGACTCGTTCTTGCCTGTGGCTGCACTGCAATACGTGATAGATTACGTGCACACGTTTACAGGGCTGAATTg GTGGTCGGCGATTGTTGTTACTACAATATTGATCCGGACGCTTCAACTTCCTCTTACAATTCATCAAATTAAAGCTACTGCAAAATTCACT CTTATAAGGCCCAAATTGGAGGAGATTCAGCAAGAAATGAAGAGTAGG GATATGAGTCCTGCTGCTGTGCTTGAAGGCCAggctaaaatgaaaaaaatatttaaaga ATATGGTGTCACACCGTTCACCCCTTTAAAAGGAATTCTATTTGTTGGACCTGTATTTCTCTGTTTCTTCTTAGCA ATCAACAACATGGCGGAAAAGGTCCAGTCTTTCCAGCAGGGAGGAGCATTCTGGTTTACTGATTTGACTACCCCGGATACAATGTATATTTTTCCAGTTTTGACGGCATTGACATTTTGGATAACGGTGGAG TGCAATGCTCAAGATGGTTTGGAAGGCAATCCAGCTGCCAAAACCATCAAGAACGTTTCGAGAGTCTTTGCAGCTTTGACGGTCCCTCTAACTGCAAGTTTCTCTAAG GCTATATTCTGCTACTGGATTACCTCGAATCTGTATTCCCTCGCGTACGGATTGG TTATAAAGAAGCCTGAGGTGAAGAAGATGTTGGGAATCCCGGATATTCCAGTACCACCGCCGTCAGCTAATCAGAAACCCGCCGAATCATTTTTCGAGATGCTGAAGAAGTACTCAGCTGCCCAACAGCAGTTGAATTCTTTACCGCCTCCAACAGATAGATATCTATCCCCACCAGAGCAGTCTTCATCACCATCATCTGCTGATGAAACGTCAAAGCCAGGAAGTCGGAAGATACGGTCAACGCCGTCATCAGCGCTTAGCAGAAGGATTAAGAACTTAGAGAAAGAGGTCAAGGGAAGGAAGAAAGGGAACAGAAGATCTTCCGGGTGA